One Spinacia oleracea cultivar Varoflay chromosome 4, BTI_SOV_V1, whole genome shotgun sequence DNA segment encodes these proteins:
- the LOC110801536 gene encoding uncharacterized protein — protein sequence MISCNTLPVLILSMKQSGCASKRPAIVFLHSTHKCKEWLRPLLEAYASSGYIAVAIDSRYHGERTYSLTIYFPPPLQVALHIEYHHNMLTSHQKGNPKEVIVGWYSTGFGVTRGSALIHEFYSREVANPFHVPVDTTFRNGEATIKAFVSVNLSLGDQSLAAQFQKIPAELRMSKAERAECRHLTLVRLLHLHGSYQLDQLIMCEVGLWSVALL from the exons atgatttCCTGTAACACATTACCCGTTCTGATTCTGAGCATGAAGCAAAGTGGTTGTGCGTCAAAGAGACCAGCTATAGTTTTCCTGCACAGCACGCACAAGTGCAAAGAATGGTTACGGCCTTTGCTTGAG GCATACGCCTCAAGCGGATATATTGCTGTTGCTATTGATTCACGTTATCATGGTGAACGCACATATAGTCTAACTATATatttccccccccccctccaGGTTGCATTGCACATTGAGTACCACCACAATATGTTGACATCACACCAGAAAGGGAACCCAAAGGAAGTAATTGTTGGATG GTATTCAACCGGATTTGGTGTTACGAGAGGTTCTGCTTTGATCCATGAATTCTACTCTAGAGAGGTTGCAAATCCTTTCCATGTACCAGTGGACACTACATTCAGAAATGGAGAGGCAACCATAAAAGCCTTTGTCTCTGTTAATTTATCTCTTGGAGACCAGTCACTTGCTGCTCAATTTCAAAAAATTCCTGCAGAACTTCGAATGTCAAAAGCAGAGAGGGCTGAATGTAGGCACTTAACCCTA GTTAGATTGTTGCATCTACATGGGTCTTATCAACTTGATCAACTCATCATGTGTGAGGTAGGACTTTGGTCTGTTGCTCTTCTCTAA
- the LOC110801535 gene encoding uncharacterized protein has protein sequence MRRRNQHGNIYKDPCLTMHQPWASLLVHGIKRIEGRSWPAPIRGRLWIHAASKVPDVATVKAMEDFYREIYAVDGVTDLKFPEHYPVSRLIGCVEIAGCLRGEELTCWKEVSEGVRLEALTNFCWLCEQPQKLSEPLKMRGDQGVYILERKIMEAAVIGLLPVESSCSIKFPLPNPADRYSLRPGSLPLDSSKNKVHGAEKSPSLIAAIDGARAAAMQYSRKDSKPLKDTPRDNKMTNSELEDKLKGVSLEEDRGETAVDIEHIGQAEGTSKLADVKKQKQQGSNFSHRLGQHNAGSSLIFSAALRGIRPS, from the exons ATGAGAAGAAGAAATCAACATGGGAATATCTACAAAGATCCATGTTTGACCATGCACCAACCTTGGGCATCTTTGCTTGTTCATGGTATTAAACGCATTGAAGGGAGATCTTGGCCTGCTCCTATTCGAG GTCGGCTTTGGATTCATGCCGCTAGTAAGGTCCCAGATGTGGCTACAGTGAAGGCGATGGAGGATTTTTACAGGGAAATATATGCAGTGGATGGTGTGACTGATCTCAAGTTTCCTGAGCATTATCCAGTTTCAAGGCTTATAG gtTGTGTGGAAATTGCTGGCTGTCTTAGAGGTGAAGAACTGACCTGTTGGAAAGAAGTATCTGAAGGG GTGAGGCTGGAAGCACTGACAAATTTCTGTTGGCTGTGTGAACAACCTCAG AAATTGTCAGAACCTCTAAAAATGCGGGGTGATCAGGGTGTTTATATTCTGGAAAGGAAG ATAATGGAGGCTGCAGTTATAGGTCTTCTTCCAGTGGAAAGTTCATGTTCGATAAAATTTCCACTCCCAAATCCAGCAGACCGTTATTCGTTAAGGCCTGGATCCTTGCCTCTGGACTCGTCTAAAAACAAAGTTCATGGAGCTGAGAAGTCACCAAGTTTAATTGCGGCCATAGATGGTGCaagagcagcagctatgcagtACTCAAGGAAAGATAGTAAACCTCTAAAAGACACCCCTCGAGATAATAAGATGACTAATAGTGAACTGGAAGATAAGTTAAAAGGTGTCTCTCTGGAAGAGGATAGAGGAGAAACTGCTGTTGACATTGAGCACATTGGTCAAGCTGAAGGGACGAGCAAATTAGCCGACGTGAAGAAACAGAAACAGCAAGGTTCAAACTTCTCGCATAGATTAGGCCAGCACAATGCTGGGTCTTCTCTG ATTTTTTCTGCAGCCTTGAGGGGAATACGGCCATCATGA